Proteins encoded by one window of Moorella humiferrea:
- a CDS encoding FAD-dependent oxidoreductase, which yields MQAQQDKEKATGAVLVAGGGIAGMQAALDLANAGYLVHLVTESSSLGGRMAQLDKTFPTNECAMCLLGPRMTDTLTHPNIRLHTLASIEKIEGEKGSFTAYVRQSPRYVNSEECTACGDCEQVCPVTVPNEYNQNMGSRKAIHKMFPQAVPNKYLITKRGTPPCRSACPAGTNAQGYVALISQGKFAEALEVIHRRMPFAGICGRICHHPCETECNRGQYDDPIAIATLKRAAYDYGWEEEAAREKQQKADIPAKEEKVAIIGAGPAGLTAAQDLALEGFQVTIYDVLDKPGGMLRAGIPRYRLPLEVVERETERILALGVKFIGNITVGQDITLAELKKEYDAVIIATGLQKSRMLNIAGADLGGILPGVSFLRETALGGRPKVGKRVVVIGGGNVAIDVARTARRLGAAEVHLACLEKREEMPAHPWEVEEALEEGVIIHPSLGPKRFLGKDGRVTSVELMACTRVFDEQGRFNPQYNPEVTTVLAADTVILAIGQAADLSFLKEDGSITTSRGLIAADPVTLATAIPGIFACGDVVSGPASVVEAVAGGHEAAESVKRYLEGKDLAAGRKKEKQPRLDPPPNVVPFPGRRQKQAMATASERIRDFREVYQGFTPEEAIEEAKRCLNCGICSECLQCETACKKKAIEHWQEEKVIKLQVGSVVLAPGYELFDAALAGEYGYGYYANVVTSLEFERLLSATGPTESHVLRPSDGRPPKKVAFIQCVGSRDIDGEGSPYCSAICCMYSTKEALIAKEHDANIEPTIFYLDIRAYGKNFDRYVEGARAAGVRFVRAMISRVEEDPKTKNLTIQYYADGRINREEFDMVVLAVGVKPPAGAEKLAAAAGIELNPYGFARTLPMEPAATTRPGVYVAGVFQGPRDIPETVVNASAAAALAGAAISSGRNTLVKPKEYPPEKDVSHAEPRVGVFICHCGINIAGVVDVKAVVEAAAKLPGVVHAEDNLYTCSQDTLNKIKEAIHEYNLNRVVVASCTIRTHQPLFREALKEAGLNPFYFEMANIRDQCSWVHRNEPDKATEKAIDLVRMAVAKVKRHEALHLKPVPVVQKALIIGGGISGLTAALNIADQGYEAIIVEREDELGGQVRNLRKTLEGDDLQALLKDLIARVRENKRITVFTNAKIEDFGGHQGHFTTTISVAEPGKEHVRRTLKLEHGVVIVATGSREVTTTSYLYGQDERVLTNTQLEQSLAAGKWEAHKNKQVVFIQCVGSRDEERPYCSRTCCAQTIKNALAIKERSPETAVYVLYRDIRTYAFMEDYYRRAREEGVIFIHYDPEKPPEVRRRDIGLLEVLITDPDSGKDLVLWPDQLVLATGAVAPQGIEQLATMLKLPLNEDKFYVETHAKLAPIDFPSAGIFLCGAGHAPKFAAEAIAQAQGAAARACTILSRENLMVGGVVAVVEENKCAACLTCVRVCPYSVPRINERSVAEIDAVQCMGCGTCAGECPAKAIQLQFYKDDQLLAKVAGLFGEV from the coding sequence TGCGCCATGTGTCTTCTGGGACCCCGCATGACGGACACCCTTACCCATCCCAACATCCGCCTGCACACCCTGGCCAGTATAGAAAAAATAGAAGGAGAAAAAGGCAGCTTCACTGCCTATGTGCGCCAAAGCCCCCGCTACGTCAATAGCGAAGAATGCACGGCCTGCGGCGACTGCGAACAGGTCTGCCCGGTAACAGTCCCCAACGAATACAACCAGAATATGGGCAGCAGGAAAGCCATCCACAAAATGTTTCCCCAGGCGGTGCCCAATAAATACCTCATCACCAAGAGGGGCACTCCGCCCTGCCGCAGCGCCTGCCCGGCGGGGACCAACGCTCAAGGGTACGTAGCCCTGATCTCCCAGGGGAAATTCGCCGAAGCATTAGAAGTCATCCACCGGCGCATGCCCTTTGCCGGGATCTGCGGCCGCATCTGCCACCACCCCTGTGAGACTGAATGCAACCGGGGGCAGTACGACGACCCCATCGCCATAGCCACATTGAAGAGGGCGGCCTACGACTACGGCTGGGAAGAAGAAGCCGCCCGCGAAAAACAACAAAAAGCGGATATACCCGCCAAAGAAGAAAAGGTAGCCATCATCGGCGCCGGTCCTGCGGGTCTTACCGCCGCCCAGGACCTGGCCCTGGAAGGATTTCAGGTCACCATCTACGACGTCCTGGACAAACCCGGCGGCATGCTGCGGGCCGGCATACCCCGGTACCGCCTGCCCCTGGAGGTAGTAGAGCGGGAAACGGAACGCATCCTCGCCCTGGGGGTAAAATTTATCGGCAACATCACTGTCGGCCAAGACATCACCCTGGCCGAACTAAAAAAAGAATACGACGCCGTCATCATCGCCACCGGATTGCAAAAGAGCCGCATGTTAAATATCGCCGGAGCCGATTTAGGAGGGATACTACCCGGCGTATCATTCTTACGGGAAACGGCCCTGGGCGGCAGGCCTAAAGTAGGCAAAAGGGTGGTAGTTATCGGCGGCGGCAACGTAGCCATAGACGTCGCCCGCACGGCCAGGCGCCTGGGGGCCGCAGAAGTCCACCTGGCCTGCCTGGAAAAGAGGGAAGAGATGCCCGCCCACCCCTGGGAAGTCGAAGAAGCCCTGGAAGAAGGCGTCATCATCCATCCCTCCTTAGGACCCAAACGCTTCCTGGGGAAAGACGGCCGGGTCACCAGTGTAGAGCTCATGGCGTGCACCCGGGTCTTCGACGAACAAGGCCGTTTCAATCCCCAGTATAACCCGGAAGTCACCACGGTTCTAGCCGCCGACACCGTAATCTTAGCCATCGGCCAAGCCGCCGATCTTTCTTTCTTAAAAGAAGACGGTAGCATAACTACCAGCCGGGGGCTAATCGCCGCCGATCCCGTAACCCTGGCCACAGCTATACCTGGCATTTTCGCCTGCGGGGATGTAGTGAGCGGTCCCGCCTCGGTGGTCGAAGCCGTAGCCGGCGGCCACGAAGCCGCCGAAAGCGTAAAACGCTACCTGGAAGGAAAAGACCTGGCCGCCGGCCGTAAGAAAGAAAAACAACCCAGGCTGGACCCGCCGCCCAATGTCGTGCCCTTCCCCGGCAGGCGCCAAAAACAGGCCATGGCCACGGCCTCCGAACGTATACGGGATTTCCGCGAAGTCTACCAGGGCTTTACCCCGGAGGAAGCCATAGAAGAAGCCAAAAGGTGCTTAAACTGCGGCATCTGTTCCGAATGCCTCCAGTGCGAAACCGCCTGTAAGAAAAAGGCCATCGAGCACTGGCAGGAAGAGAAGGTCATCAAACTCCAGGTCGGCTCCGTGGTCCTGGCCCCGGGGTACGAGCTGTTTGATGCCGCTTTAGCCGGGGAGTACGGTTACGGCTACTACGCCAATGTAGTCACGAGTTTAGAATTTGAGCGCCTCCTTAGCGCCACCGGTCCCACGGAAAGCCATGTACTGCGGCCGTCCGACGGCAGACCGCCGAAAAAGGTGGCCTTCATCCAGTGCGTCGGCTCCCGGGACATTGATGGGGAAGGCAGCCCCTACTGTTCGGCCATCTGCTGCATGTATTCCACCAAAGAAGCCCTTATCGCCAAAGAGCACGACGCCAATATCGAGCCGACCATCTTTTACCTCGACATCCGCGCCTACGGCAAGAACTTCGACCGTTACGTCGAAGGGGCCAGAGCCGCCGGGGTACGTTTCGTGCGGGCCATGATCTCCCGGGTGGAAGAAGACCCGAAGACCAAAAACCTCACCATCCAGTACTACGCCGACGGCCGGATAAACCGGGAAGAATTCGACATGGTGGTCCTGGCGGTAGGGGTGAAGCCCCCGGCCGGGGCGGAAAAACTGGCGGCCGCCGCCGGCATTGAGCTTAACCCTTACGGCTTTGCCCGGACCCTGCCAATGGAGCCGGCGGCGACCACCCGGCCGGGCGTATATGTGGCCGGGGTATTTCAAGGCCCCCGGGACATACCGGAGACGGTGGTCAACGCCAGCGCCGCCGCCGCCCTGGCCGGGGCCGCAATATCTTCCGGGCGCAACACCCTGGTTAAACCCAAAGAGTACCCGCCGGAAAAAGACGTAAGTCACGCAGAACCGCGGGTGGGGGTTTTCATCTGCCACTGCGGCATCAACATCGCCGGGGTCGTCGACGTCAAAGCGGTAGTCGAAGCTGCGGCCAAACTTCCCGGCGTCGTCCATGCCGAGGACAACCTCTACACCTGCTCCCAGGACACCTTGAACAAGATAAAAGAAGCCATCCACGAATACAACTTAAACCGGGTGGTAGTGGCCTCCTGCACCATCCGCACCCACCAGCCCCTTTTCCGGGAAGCCTTGAAGGAGGCCGGCTTAAACCCCTTTTACTTTGAAATGGCCAACATCCGCGACCAGTGTTCCTGGGTGCACCGCAACGAACCGGACAAGGCCACAGAAAAAGCCATCGATTTGGTACGCATGGCCGTGGCCAAGGTCAAGCGCCATGAAGCCCTGCACCTTAAGCCCGTGCCCGTCGTCCAGAAGGCCTTAATCATCGGCGGCGGCATATCAGGGCTCACGGCGGCATTAAATATCGCCGACCAGGGGTATGAGGCCATCATCGTCGAACGGGAAGATGAGCTGGGAGGTCAGGTGCGCAATTTAAGGAAAACACTAGAAGGCGACGACCTCCAGGCCCTGTTAAAAGACCTCATCGCCCGGGTCCGGGAAAATAAGCGCATCACCGTGTTCACCAACGCCAAGATAGAAGACTTCGGCGGCCACCAGGGGCATTTTACCACCACCATCTCAGTAGCAGAACCGGGCAAAGAACATGTTCGCCGCACCCTGAAACTGGAACACGGCGTGGTGATTGTCGCCACCGGCAGCCGGGAGGTAACAACCACATCCTACCTCTACGGCCAGGACGAACGGGTGCTAACCAACACCCAACTGGAACAAAGCCTTGCCGCCGGCAAGTGGGAGGCACACAAAAACAAACAGGTGGTCTTCATCCAGTGCGTGGGCTCCCGGGATGAAGAGCGACCCTACTGCAGCCGCACCTGCTGCGCCCAGACCATTAAAAACGCCCTGGCCATAAAAGAAAGGAGCCCGGAAACGGCGGTTTACGTCCTTTACCGGGACATCCGCACCTATGCCTTCATGGAAGATTACTACCGCCGGGCCAGGGAAGAAGGCGTCATCTTTATCCACTACGACCCGGAAAAGCCCCCCGAGGTACGGCGCCGGGATATCGGCCTTCTGGAAGTGCTCATCACCGATCCCGATTCCGGCAAAGACCTGGTCCTCTGGCCCGACCAGCTGGTTTTAGCCACGGGTGCCGTAGCGCCTCAAGGTATAGAACAACTGGCCACCATGTTGAAGCTGCCCCTTAACGAAGATAAGTTCTATGTCGAGACCCACGCCAAGCTTGCGCCCATAGACTTTCCTTCGGCCGGCATATTCCTCTGCGGGGCCGGCCATGCCCCCAAGTTTGCCGCCGAGGCCATAGCCCAGGCCCAAGGGGCGGCGGCCCGGGCCTGCACCATTTTAAGCCGGGAGAACCTCATGGTGGGCGGCGTGGTGGCCGTGGTCGAGGAAAACAAATGCGCGGCCTGCCTGACCTGCGTCCGGGTCTGCCCCTACAGTGTACCGCGCATCAACGAGCGTAGCGTGGCCGAAATCGACGCCGTCCAGTGCATGGGCTGCGGCACCTGCGCCGGCGAATGCCCGGCCAAGGCCATCCAGCTCCAGTTCTACAAAGACGACCAGCTGCTGGCCAAGGTGGCCGGCCTCTTCGGGGAGGTGTAA